From the genome of Zalophus californianus isolate mZalCal1 chromosome 6, mZalCal1.pri.v2, whole genome shotgun sequence, one region includes:
- the LOC113910385 gene encoding profilin-1-like, whose protein sequence is MAGWNAYIDNLMADGTCQDAAIVGYKDSPSVWAAVPGKTFVNITPAEVGVLVGKDRSSFFVNGLTHGGQKCSVIRDSLLHDGEFTMDLRTKSTGGTPTFNITVTMTAKTLVLLRGKEGVHGGMINKKCYETASHLWRSRY, encoded by the coding sequence ATGGCCGGGTGGAACGCCTACATCGACAACCTCATGGCGGACGGGACCTGTCAGGACGCGGCCATCGTGGGCTATAAGGACTCGCCCTCCGTCTGGGCCGCCGTCCCCGGGAAAACCTTCGTCAACATCACGCCAGCTGAGGTTGGTGTCCTGGTTGGCAAAGACCGGTCAAGTTTTTTCGTGAACGGGCTGACACATGGGGGCCAGAAATGTTCTGTTATCCGGGACTCACTGCTGCACGATGGGGAATTTACCATGGATCTTCGTACCAAGAGCACCGGGGGGACCCCCACTTTCAACATCACTGTCACCATGACTGCCAAGACGCTAGTCCTGCTGAGGGGCAAAGAAGGTGTCCACGGTGGTATGATCAACAAGAAATGCTATGAAACGGCCTCCCACCTGTGGCGTTCCCGGTACTGA